The following DNA comes from Candidatus Methylacidiphilum fumarolicum.
CTAGAAGCTCACCAGTTTCAGCGGGTTGAAAGTGTCACTTTCTAATCAACCAGAAAATAAAACTTAGAATAATGCTAATAAGAATGGAAGTAGTAAGAGGAAAATAAAAAGTAAAATTGCCTTTTTCAATTTTAATATCTCCAGGCAATCTGCCTATCCATCCTTTTCCAAATCCAAGTCCAATGATTAAGCCTATAACAATGAGAAAAATTCCAAGAAAAACAAGAATTTTCCCGATTTCTTGCATATTTAACAATATTTATAAACCCACTTTTTAGCAACTGCGTGCATCCTTCTTCTTTAGAATAACGGAAATAAAACTGATACGGATCTTTATCCTAAAAACTCATTAATAGCTTTTCGGGCTTTTTCAAAAATAAGATTTAGATTGAGATCTTTTTTGTCTTTGCAACCCCCTTGGGCAATGGTGGCTGACCCTCCTCCTTTTCCTTCCAATGGAAGGAGAATCTTTGAAAGGACCGCTTTTGCTTGTATCTTTTGGGTTAAGGAAGGAGAAATCCCAACAAAAAAATTAATTTTCTCTTCCCACCGGCTAGAGAGCACCGCTATGCCTTCGACTCTTTTGTTTAGCTCATTCCAGAGGATTGGTAAATAGGAAGAAGGTTTTATTCCACAATCATAGAATATAACTGGAACCGAGCCAAATTTTTCTGCCCTAGCCTGGAGCTCCATTACTTGACTTTTGGCTTCCAATCGAAAAGATTCTTCCTGTTTTTTTGCCTTTTGTTTTTCTTTTTCTCGAATGTCTTTTTCAAGTTCAGCAATTTCTTCGCTCCTCCTCTGGAAGAGCTCAATCAAGGATTGGAAATCCAACGACTCTGTAAACTTTGGAAGCTTACGTAAAGAAGGATCTTTGCTGAAAAGCAGATTCCATTTCCTGTCTTGTTCTTCTGCCTGTGCCTTTAAAAATTTTAACAGAGCTTTGCCGCATGCTGCTTCTATTCTCCTAATGCCTGCAGAAACTCCACATTCACCAAGTATTTTAAAGTAGCCTAATTCACCGGTTGATTTAGCATGCGTTCCTCCGCATAGCTCTTTTGAATAATTCCCAATGGATACAATCCTTACCTTTTCCCCATATTTTTCACCGAAGAGCTGTAAAATGCTTGGGTTATTTTTAATTTTTTCATAATTTTCTTCTTCCCAGTAGACTGGATCATTAAGCTCAATTTTTTCATTAATAAGCTCTTCGATTGCTCTAAGTTCTTCTTTGCTGAGAGGGCCAGAATGAGCAAAATCGAATCTTAACCTATCAGGTCCTACATAACTGCCCCTTTGGAAAGTTTCAGGTCCGAGGACTTTACGCAATGCCCAATGGAGAAGATGAGTAGCCGTATGATGCGCGGCAATATTCTTTCGTCTTTCTTTGTCAACTTGAAGGAATACACGACTTCCCGGTTTGAGATCGTCAGTAAAGGCCAGTCTATGGAGATGAGCCCCACTAGCCGATTTAATGGTGTCAAGCACTTCAATTCTTTTCTGATCGACCAATATAAAGCCTTTGTCCCCTACTTGCCCTCCCATTTCTGCATAAAAGGGAGTACGATCGAATATAGCACGGTTAGCAGAAAGCAAAGCGACAACTTCGGCTTCTGCTTCCAACTCCTCATAGCCCACAAATTCAGAGGTTTTTGTCAAGCTGACAATGTCTTCTTCGTGTGCTACAATCGATCTTTGTCTTTGCTCTTCCATGTATTGTTCAAAACCTTTAGTGTCGACACTAAAGCCATGCTCTTTGGCGAGGAGTTGAGTTAAATCCAAGGGAAAACCATAGGTGTCATAAAGAATAAAAGCCTCTTTACCAAGTATTTCTTTTCTGTTTTCCGATAGCATCTTTTGCTTTATCTCCTCGAATACAGCCATGCCATGGGAGAGAGTTTTAGCAAAAAGTTCTTCTTCAGAACTAACAACTTCTTCAATTCGTCGTTGTTTATCGATCAGCTCAATATAGTAATGTCCCATGGTCTGGACAAGGGGATCGACGAGTTCAAAAAGAAAAGGAGGTTTTAGTCCAAGAACAAGACCAAATCGAGTGGCTCTTCTTAAAAGCCTTCGCAGGACATGCCCTCTACCCAAATTGCTTGGAAGGATGCCATCTGCAATAGCAAAGGCAATGGCACGAAGGTGATCAACGATAACCCGAAAAGCAATATCTTGCCGGATCGTTAAGTCCTGAACGGTATTCTCCGTTGGAATGGTGCCTTTATAGGAAATTTTTGAAATGTCTTCTAGTTTTCGAATAAGAGGAATGAAAAGGTCTGTATTGTAGTTAGAAATGGGAGCGTCAAACTTTTGAAAATAGGAGGTTCCTTTAAAAATGGCACAAATGCGTTCTAGTCCCATGCCTGTATCTACGTGCCTGGAGGGAAGCAAAGAAAAGGATCCATCTTCCTTAGCATCCAGCTGTATGAAGACCAAATTCCATATTTCAATACAGTAGGGACTGTTTTTATTGATTAAAGTTCCTTCAGAGTTGCCTTCTGGCGTAAGGTCAATATGAATTTCCGAACAGGGCCCACATGGTCCTGTTTCTCCCATCATCCAAAAATTATCCTTTTTTGACCCAAACTGGATGTGCACAAGAGGGTTAAGCCCGGATTTTTGAAAAAGCCCAAACCAAATTCTAAAGGAGTCTTCATCAAATTCAGCAGGATCTTCAGGGGCAGGTTTATAAACTGTTGCATAAATCCTTTCTTTTGGAATTTTCCATACTTCAGTCAAAAGCTCCCAGGCCCAATGGATGGCTTCGTTTTTAAAATAATCATTAAAGGACCAATTCCCCAGCATTTCAAAAAAAGTGTGGTGGTAGGTATCATAGCCAACTTCTTCTAAATCGTTATGTTTTCCCCCCGCACGGAGGCATTTTTGGCTGTTGGCCACTCGAGGAGGAACATAGGGGCATTTCTGTTTGCCTAAAAAAATGGGAACGAAAGGATTCATTCCCGCATTAGTAAAAAGAAGATTAGGGGATTCTGGTACAAGACTGGCTGAAGGAAGGATTGTGTGTCCTCTTTCTTTAAAAAAATCAAGAAAACTTTGTCGAATTTCATTCGAATTCATCAACTTATTATTTTTCAAAAAGTTAATCGTTAATTCAGTTCTAAAAATTCTTGAGGCACATCGAAATTGGCATACACATTTTGAACATCATCTTGATCCTCAAGAACTTCTAGAAGGCGAAAAAGGGATTTGGCTGTTTCTTTATCGCTTAGAAGAATTGAATTTTTGGGCAAATAAACTATTTGAGAAGACTTAACAACAATTCCAGCCTTTTCCAAGCACTTGAGCAGTTCATCTAATTTCTCAGGAAAAGCAATCACTTCAATTTCACCCTCTTTTTGTTGCACTTCTTCAGCCTCAGCTTCTACTGCTACTTCGAACACCTTGTCAAAATCGCATTTATCCTTTTCAATAAGAATTTTGCCCCTTCTTTGAAACAACCAACTAACGCTTCCAGCAGCACCCAGATTGCCTCCATATTTAGAAAAAAGATTTCGTATTTCGGAGGTGGTTCTGTTTCGGTTATCTGTTGCTGCTTCAACAAGAATGGCTATACCTCCTGGGCCGTAGCCTTCGTAAAGCACTTCTTCATAGTGACTCCCCGATATTTCTCCTGTTCCTTTTTGGATGGCTCGAATGATGTTTTCTTGAGGAACCCCTTCATCACGAGCAGTTGCAATAGCCCTCCGAAGCCTCGAATTGAATGCTGGATCTCCTCCTCCAATTCGAGCCGCTATAGAAATTTCTCTGGAGAGCTTACTAAAAAGCTTTCCTTTTCTTATATCAGATAAACCTTTCTGATGCTTGACCTTTGCCCAGTGACTATGTCCTGCCATATTTGATCAATTGCGTTGTTTTTTAAACTACTTCTTTTATTATGCTTTGATAATTTAAATGTATTTAACCTTTATATATTAACCTACAAGGATATTGGATGAAAGTTTTATAATCCCAACAGTTCCGCTTGCCAGGGACAAAGCTTATCATTTTCAATTAATCTTTGTCGAATCGTTTTAGGGTCCATGGCCATTTCGCTTAAAAGGGCTTTAGAAGCTATTAGACCAGGATCTAAACCAAGGGAAGAAGCAATCTTGTTGCGTTTGTTTTTTAGTTCTTCAAATCTTTTGGAAGATTCTTTATCCATGAAGTAAAACGGTTTTGAGACGAGCGGTTCTTTGTGAGGCCCATTTTGTTTTCCTTTTTCTATCGCTTGCAATAGGCTATAACGGATGCTTTTTTCTAGCTGTTTAACAGCAGGAATTTTTAAAACTGATTCCCCTTGAGAGGAGATGGAACTTATTTGAATGAGATCTTCAGTTCTTATGATTTTAAAAGGCGGAATGCCTTTTGATAGGGCTAGTTCTTGGCGCCATCGCTGTATTTCAAGCAGAATAGATTGACCAAACGGATCGAGTTTTTGAAATCCTTCGATTCTTTCAGGATCTTTATATGGTGGTTTAGAAAGAGATTTTTCAATTTTTCTTCGAATTCTTTCACAGCTTTGTTCCATCCATTCAGATCTTCCTAAACTTTTAAGAAGTTTTGATAAAATGTCCTTAAGTTTTTCAAGATAAAGGACATCTTTGGCCGTGTAATGAACAAGGGATAAGGGTAAAGGTCTTCTGGACCAATCGGCTTTTTGATGTTCTTTGGACAATTTAACTTGAAAAAATAGGGAAACTAGATCAGCATAACCAACAGAATCAAATCCGCAAAGCTTAGCAGCGATATGGGTATCGAAGATTTTTTGTGGCTGAGGGCATCCGGCCCTTCTTAGCATCTTTAAATCATAATCCATTCCATGACAAATCCACTCACAGCCACTGAGCATTTTCCAAAGAGACGAGAGATCGCCTTTTAAGCAATCGACAACGGCAAGAAAACCCTCTTGGCATAAGGAAATAACGCAAAGTTTTTCTGGATAATGGTGAAGACTATCTCCCTCAATATCAATGGCGATTGGTTTTAAAGGATCTAATATGGATAAATATTCTTGGAGCGAATTGTTCTCCTCAATCCATTGTACTTTTCGATTCGTGGTTGAGAAAGAGAGCAAGTTTAATTGCTTAT
Coding sequences within:
- a CDS encoding YebC/PmpR family DNA-binding transcriptional regulator, with protein sequence MAGHSHWAKVKHQKGLSDIRKGKLFSKLSREISIAARIGGGDPAFNSRLRRAIATARDEGVPQENIIRAIQKGTGEISGSHYEEVLYEGYGPGGIAILVEAATDNRNRTTSEIRNLFSKYGGNLGAAGSVSWLFQRRGKILIEKDKCDFDKVFEVAVEAEAEEVQQKEGEIEVIAFPEKLDELLKCLEKAGIVVKSSQIVYLPKNSILLSDKETAKSLFRLLEVLEDQDDVQNVYANFDVPQEFLELN
- a CDS encoding DUF2905 domain-containing protein encodes the protein MQEIGKILVFLGIFLIVIGLIIGLGFGKGWIGRLPGDIKIEKGNFTFYFPLTTSILISIILSFIFWLIRK
- the alaS gene encoding alanine--tRNA ligase; this translates as MNSNEIRQSFLDFFKERGHTILPSASLVPESPNLLFTNAGMNPFVPIFLGKQKCPYVPPRVANSQKCLRAGGKHNDLEEVGYDTYHHTFFEMLGNWSFNDYFKNEAIHWAWELLTEVWKIPKERIYATVYKPAPEDPAEFDEDSFRIWFGLFQKSGLNPLVHIQFGSKKDNFWMMGETGPCGPCSEIHIDLTPEGNSEGTLINKNSPYCIEIWNLVFIQLDAKEDGSFSLLPSRHVDTGMGLERICAIFKGTSYFQKFDAPISNYNTDLFIPLIRKLEDISKISYKGTIPTENTVQDLTIRQDIAFRVIVDHLRAIAFAIADGILPSNLGRGHVLRRLLRRATRFGLVLGLKPPFLFELVDPLVQTMGHYYIELIDKQRRIEEVVSSEEELFAKTLSHGMAVFEEIKQKMLSENRKEILGKEAFILYDTYGFPLDLTQLLAKEHGFSVDTKGFEQYMEEQRQRSIVAHEEDIVSLTKTSEFVGYEELEAEAEVVALLSANRAIFDRTPFYAEMGGQVGDKGFILVDQKRIEVLDTIKSASGAHLHRLAFTDDLKPGSRVFLQVDKERRKNIAAHHTATHLLHWALRKVLGPETFQRGSYVGPDRLRFDFAHSGPLSKEELRAIEELINEKIELNDPVYWEEENYEKIKNNPSILQLFGEKYGEKVRIVSIGNYSKELCGGTHAKSTGELGYFKILGECGVSAGIRRIEAACGKALLKFLKAQAEEQDRKWNLLFSKDPSLRKLPKFTESLDFQSLIELFQRRSEEIAELEKDIREKEKQKAKKQEESFRLEAKSQVMELQARAEKFGSVPVIFYDCGIKPSSYLPILWNELNKRVEGIAVLSSRWEEKINFFVGISPSLTQKIQAKAVLSKILLPLEGKGGGSATIAQGGCKDKKDLNLNLIFEKARKAINEFLG
- a CDS encoding ribonuclease D, giving the protein MEQNKQLNLLSFSTTNRKVQWIEENNSLQEYLSILDPLKPIAIDIEGDSLHHYPEKLCVISLCQEGFLAVVDCLKGDLSSLWKMLSGCEWICHGMDYDLKMLRRAGCPQPQKIFDTHIAAKLCGFDSVGYADLVSLFFQVKLSKEHQKADWSRRPLPLSLVHYTAKDVLYLEKLKDILSKLLKSLGRSEWMEQSCERIRRKIEKSLSKPPYKDPERIEGFQKLDPFGQSILLEIQRWRQELALSKGIPPFKIIRTEDLIQISSISSQGESVLKIPAVKQLEKSIRYSLLQAIEKGKQNGPHKEPLVSKPFYFMDKESSKRFEELKNKRNKIASSLGLDPGLIASKALLSEMAMDPKTIRQRLIENDKLCPWQAELLGL